Genomic DNA from Panthera uncia isolate 11264 chromosome E3, Puncia_PCG_1.0, whole genome shotgun sequence:
agagcgcgtgcaagtgggggaggggcagagagcgggggagacacaattctaagcaggctccaggccctgagctgtcaacacagagccagaggcggggcaTGAAGCGaccagcggtgagatcatgacctgagccgaagttccacgcttaaccgactgagccacctctgccctatttttaaaattccaaactatcaccccccacccctccactgtCCCGTTAATTCAGTGCAAAGAGATGAATGCGCAAGAGTTTCATAGAAAGTGCTGAGGGGGTTTTGGAGGGGAGGGTTTTCAGGAGCAGAATACGTAAGATTCCCATGGCCAGGCTGCTCAGGATTGGGGATTGGGAAGAGGGGACTGGGGAAGAGGACTTGGGACTAGAAGCTGGAGGCCAGGGGTAAGGGGGCATCATTTGTCACTGCAGCGCCAAGAGTTCCGGAGTAGACGTAATCTTTACAATGAACTGCCAAGGCCTGAGCTACGGCTCAGCACACCGGCCTACCTTACAGGTGGGAAAGCGCGGTCAAATCCAATCCAATAGGCTTTGAGCGCCGCGCAGAGGAAGCAAGGGGAACTTCTCGTCTTGCGCGCGGGCGAGTGGAGCGCAAAGTCCAATGAGCGTTCAGTGGCGGGTGCGGCGGCCCAGCGAGCCCCTGCAGGACCCACGGGCGGTCGcggggcccgggggcggggcctgaggggCGGGGCGTACCTCCGCGCGGGCCGGCCGAGCCGCCAGGTGGCGCCCTCCCGAGAGCCCGGGCCTCGCCGCGGCCCGCGCTTGGCCCCTGCGGGCCGCCGTCGCCGCGCTCGGCATTCCGCCGCCGTTCGGCCCCGCGGCGTCGGGCTCCCGCTGCCCTCGGTGGCGCCGCAGTCGCACAGCCGGGCGCCCGCTGGCCGGCGGCGGCGATGGCCCCCTGAGCAGGACGGAGCGGGAGCGGCGGACGGGCGGGCGCCGGGGTCGGCGGGCAGAGGTCGTGTCGCGGCCTCTTTGTCTCGGCGGCGGCGGGCGCGCCCGCGGGGCCCGGGGCGGAAGTGCGGACGCGCTCTGGACGCCCCGGGCCGCAGCGGCCGCACCATGAGCGACATCCGCCACTCGCTGCTGCGCCGCGACGCGCTGAGCGCCGCCAAGGAGGTGCTGTACCACCTGGACATCTACTTCAGCAGCCAGCTGCAGAGCGCGCCGCTGCCCATCGTGGACAAGGGCCCCGTGGAGCTGCTCGAGGAGTTCGTGTTCCAGGTGCCCAAGGAGCGCGGCGCGCAGCCCAAGGTGCGGCGGGCGGCCGGGATGCCCGCGTCCGCGACGAGGAAACTCCCGCTCCTTTTCCGCCTCTCGAGGTGGCAGGCATTTGCCAAACCACAGACCCGCTTGCTATCTCAGGCTCCGTTCTCGCCCTTGGCCGTGCTCCTTTACAGCAGCCCAGATCCACCTTCTCTGGCGTCCTGAGCATTGCTCAGCCGTGTGCCTGTTTTGCGGGGCGTGCGACAGCCAGGTGTCAGTAGTGCTACAGGGAGAGACGTTGAAGGCCCGTAACCGAGAGTCTTAAACCGCTGTAGGTCATCCTGAGTCCACCCAGGATGATGTACGATTCTGTATAGTGACGTTTCCCGAGATTAACAGAGTTCTGCCCCCTGGGACCTGGCCTTTAGAGGGGTGAACagttccctgggggggggggggggggtggggaatagtatttttcctgttttcttaacTCTACGAATTAACGCATCTGTTGAAGCTAAATTTTTTATCGTTTTTCTTGGATTTGTTTTACAGAGGTTGAATTCACTTCAGGAGCTCCAACTTCTTGAAATCATGTGCAATTATTTCCAGGAGCAAACCAAGGACTCTGTCCGGCAGATTATTTTCTCATCCCTTTTCAGCCCCCAAGGGAACAAGGCTGATGACAGCCGGATGAgcttgttgggaaaactggtgtCCATGGCGGTGGCTGTTTGTCGGATCCCAGTGTTGGAGTGTGCAGCCTCCTGGCTCCAGGTACTTCTCTAGAGAGAGCCTTCTGAGAGCCTCTGAAGAGGAGTTTAGTGTCAGGAATTTTCCCTTGTTTGGATTTCAGGAGAGGCCTTTTCTATATGTTATCTCCTCCGTGTTGCTACCCGGCACGCTGATAGCCTCCTCCTATGTTTATAGACAGGTAGTATCCCTTCTTGAGAAAATAATAGTTTGGAGTGGTAAAtggatttgagaagaaaaaaaagttccatcTTCAGAACAAgtgaaaaatcattttccttagTTGAATATGGTAAGGTAGTATTCTGAAAACAGCTACACATGTAGCCTCCAAGataggattttttgtttgtttaaaggtCATTATAAGTTAAATTATACACTTGGGTCAGTAAGCACGTAACTTGTTTCGCATTGTTCCAGGGTGACATTGCAAAGATGATGGCTCTCCCAATGGATATGGACAGAAGAGCCGTTTTTAAATATCAAAGGAAAAGATGTGTATTTACAATAGATTTTGTGTTAGCTGGTACTTTGAaagattcattttgttttgcgTTTTGTTACTCAAGAGTCTTTCAGAAACTGATAATCTACTTagagtaattctttaaaaaaatttttaacatttatttgtttctgagaggcagagacagagcacaagctgggcaggggcagggagagagggagacacagaatccaaaccaggctccaggctctgagctgtcagcacagagcctgatgtggggcttgagcccatgaaccgtgagatcatgacctgagccaaagttggacacttaactgactaagccacccaggtgcccctagagtaaTTATTAATCAGAACTTTGCTTAACACGATTCTCTATTAAGCTAACAGAATTTACCACGTTCAGTTTCACAGACCTGCTTAATTCTCAAGTGTTTGAAATCATTTGGGGTTGTTTCCCCCTTCCCAGTTTATGTAGATGTTTTGCTTGAATTCTGTTTATCCTCAGAATTTGGTTAGAAACATATATATTGGTCTCTGTAGCACACAGGTAAGCTTCAGTGGAATCTATACGTTCATTCTCACCAGTCTGACTTCTGGGGAATCTGAACTGATGGTGTGTGCTGTATTTAATCTCACAATTACCTCTATCCCTTGGTAACTTAGTGAAGTCAGGCTTAGCCCCCTGTAATTCATTACATAATTTCCCATTTATCTCTCCTGATGCTATTGTGCTGGCTTTTTGGCAAAATAAAAGCAGATGTCAATGGCAGGGTCTTGGTGGCTTGAGTCAGGGATCGTCACCACCAccaaccctccacccccaggggTGAGTGGCTACCACTCCCTGCTAGGGAAGGTAGGGTTGGCCGGTTTGAGGTTGTGGGGGCAAATTTCAGCCTGAGGGAACAATCTGGCACGCTCTCTCCTTGCAGTTTCCCCTGTAGGCCACAGTTGGCCCTTGGAACTAGAACATCCTGAGCAGCTGTTGAACGTGGCCCTAGCTACACATCGGCCTCtgagtgggaaggaaaaaggcGGGAGAGGCTGGTGATACAGGATTTGAAAGAATCACGGGAACCCATAAGGATAGGATTGTAAGAGAAAGTGAGACAGCACTGCTCTAAATCACATGATAGCTCACAAACTCTCCTCAAGCTCCTCAAAGTGGTAACCACCGTTCATTTCTGCCTTTGGAGTCTTACCTGTCAGGTCCCAAAAGTTGTCATTTCCTCCTCTGAAGTCCGAGGTGATCTTCACTAACTGCACTTCAAAGCAGGGGTCAGCAGGCCTTTTGTGTAAAGGGCAAGACAGGAAATAGTTGAGGCTCTGCGGATCACACAGAGTGTTTCACAACCACTCAACTCTGTCCTGGTAGCATAGGAGCTGCCTTACACAACAGGCAAGCAGATGAGCAGATACACGTCTCTGACTTACAAAAACCGGGGACAGGATGGATTTGGTCCGTGGGCTTTTGCTTGCCAAGCCCTGCTTCGCAGTTAGCTGTGAACATCTTTATCTCCTCTGGGAAGTGGATGTGCCCGTTCCGGGGGGTCTTCCCCGTGTGTACGTGGTTGTAGCCTCCCAGCTCACGACACCTGTAGTCACGTGGACTGTGGCTTCTTTCCAGCGGACGCCGGTGGTCTACTGCGTGAGGTTAGCCAGGGCCCTGGTGGACGACTACTGCTGTCTGGTGCCCGGATCCGTGCAGACGCTGAAGCAGATATTCAGTGCCAGCCCTCGCTTCTGCTGCCAGTTCATCACGTCCGTCACTGCGCTCTATGACCTGTCGTCAGGTAAACCTTAAACAGCTTGTTGCTCTCAACAAGTTCAGTTCTTGGCCACTTTCGTGTCCCCTCAAACACCCAGGTAAAATGTCTAGTGAATGCTCTggcgtttttgtttgtttccttctgaaatgtgtgttttatttttggctGAAAGTGAAGGAAGTGGGCCACCCTGACTTCTGGAACTTGCTAGCAGGGAGCTTTCCGTAGTCATTCCCTCTTGCCTGGTTCGGAATGGTCCGAGGGGCAGACGGCCTAAAAAACGCTAGGGTCAGATGTCTGGGGAAGTCATGGCTTTCTCCCCAGGCAGGATTTGCTTCGTTATCCCTCACTGTTATTTTGAAACATAACAAAACTTCAGGAAAGTTACAAGATTATTGTAAGTTGTAAGACTCCCGCCTGGGTTCACCACCTGTTAACATTTGCCatgtttctctcctcctttcttcctctctttctctgcccctctctcacacTCACTCACAAGTACTGGTTTTTCCTGAACTTTTGAGGGTTTGTTACTAACGTCTTGTACTAAGTCCTTAAATATGTATCTTTCTCCCAGGAACAAGAACGTTCCCTTACTTAACCAAGATACTGTTATCACGCCTAAGAAACTAAATATTGAGGGAACAGTATTTTCTCTTATATAGCCTATATTCAGATTTCCTTGGTCATCTCAATAATaacctctcccccatccccccagaGGTCCGGAGAATTCAGGATTCCATCAGGGATCATACATTATACATGGCTGTTACGTCATTTTGGCCCTTTCAAATCTTGAACAgatgaagcattttaaaaagtctctttgacattggcttttttttttttttttaacatttattcatttttgagagacagagtacaagcaggggaggggtagagagagagggaggcacagaatccgaagcaggctccaggctctgagctgtcagcacgcagcccgacgtggggctcgaactcacaaaccgcgagatcatgacctgagccaaagtcggacgcttaaccgaccgagccacccaggtgccccctgacacTGATGTTTTGTTAGAGCTCAGACCTGTTGTTCTGCAGAATATCCCTCAATTTAGATTTATCTGGTCGTTTCCTTGTGCAAGATTCGAGTTCAACATTTTTGGCAACAGTCCCACCGAGGTGGTGACGTGTTCTCAGCCTGTTGCATGAGGAGGCTCGAGTGCCGCTTCTGTTGTGAGGTTCCTGAGGCCTCCTCAGGGAGATGTCGGGTGAAGTTCTCTGGGCAGCCAGTAGATGGCATTTGACTTCAACTGGGAGGAGCCCGTGTGCCCCGTCCCCGCCCAGCGTCAGAGCCCTCTGGTCCAATCATTTTCTGAAGACTCCAAAATCAAGAAAACCAGTATCAACCTCTCCGGTTGAGCTGGAGTGGGAGTCTCAGACCCACACTCACTGGGCTCTGctgccttctttcctccccaGGGGTGATTTCCGGGGAACACGGGTTGACAAACAGGGCTTTGTGGAGCAAACAGGGCTCTGTCCTTGCGTGACCCCTATGGCTCATGTGAGCCCCTGGACAGGGGCTGCGGCCCTGGGTTTCCACATGGGAAAGTTTTGGACCTCATCCTGGTGAGCAGTTTTTCTGCAGAAAAGCCTGCTTTTCTGCTTCAGGTTCCTCCTCCTTTGCCCTCCGCTCTTGCTGCTCAGAGGGCCGACCAACAGTCTCCTCTTCTGGTCTGAAGCCTAAACCAGCAGCTGGAGAGCCTTCAACGACATTTCTGCTTCTGTACAGCCCAGCAGCACCCTCAGTATATACTTGGACCTTTATTTCCGCCCCCCTTGCTGTTCAGCTTTTCCGTTCTCTTGAGAAAGCTCGCGTGGACATAGTGTGGACGTTGACATGCGTATCATGGTCACATGCGCTTTCTGCCTTTTCTGTCACGGCAGCGTGCCCCTGGGACTAGGGCAGGTCTTGTGAGCGGTGCCCTGCGGCTGGAGTGGGATTCTCCCTGGTGCTCTCCTGCAGAGGCTTCCTCAGAGCGTTGGATAGCTGGGAACAGTAGTCGGGCCCTTAGTTTTCCCATAGGAATGATTTAATTCAACCCTTTGTGTAGCTTCCCGGTTGATCAGTGATTCCACGCCATCAAGGACGGAAATTGACCTTAACACTGGGAACAGATTAGCGTGGAAAAGGAGGCAACGTTCAGAGAATACCGCCAGTGTTCTAGAATGGACGTGAGACatggtatttttctcttaagCCAGTTTGCCAGTCTGATATGTCAgcgatttttggttttttttacaaCTGCCTTATGGGGGTGTGATTGACGTACAAAAAGCTGTACATTTCTAACGTATACCGCCTGGTGAGTCTGGACATAGGGAGGTCGCCGGGCACCCAGCAGTGGCGCGGTGGCCCTGGCGGGTGGACCTGGAGTCCACGGTCAGAATGGTGACCGCTGTCGCTCTTGGGAGCCTTCCTGGGGAGTCTGTGCCTTCCAGCCCACAGGATGGAAGAAACTCCCCTAAGGAGACAGAACCTTGTCTTGCCCGGATGGTGCAGACAAGCTGGGTCTCTGAGTAGGACGGTTCGCTCGAgtccacacacacactgcacacgCGGGTCACACACACCTCCCTCAGGCTCTCAGAGGTGcctcagcgtgtgtgtgtgtgtgtgtgtgtgtgtgtgtcgggcaGGAGGGGTGGCGTGCCGGACAAGAAGGTGTGAAATTGGCGTTCCCTCTCAGGGGTGATAAAGGGGCCACACACAgggtccccctcacccccccccccacacacacattttgccAAGTAAAGGCTGCGGACGACATTTCATGACGGAAGGGCAGGGCACAGTTTAACTGCAGAGCAGAAGGCATGATCTCAGGGAAGAAAGCCCCGGTCCCTTGAGAAAGAGCAGCTGGAGCCTCCACGCACACGTGTCTCGCTCGCCCCACGCTCTCCTGTCTCGTGCTCGGCTCCGGCCTCAGCGTCCTGGACGGGCTTCTGTCATCTTTAGCGCTCCTCCAGCTGAGGGCTCGACAGCCCCAGAGACAGGAGGCCGGACACCCACTCCCGTGCTCGCAGACGACCCCAGGGCTTTGTGCACCAGCCCCAGGATGGCAGTGCGGCCAGCTGGTTAAGAGCCAGGCCACCTGAAGCCGGATCTGGGCCGGCCTcatacttaaaaacttttaaaaaaatatttatttatttctgagagagagagaaatacagagtgtgtgagtgggggaggggcagagagggagacacagaatctgaagcagaccccaggctctgagctgtcagcacagagcctgatgcggggctcgaactcacaaactgtgagatcatgacctgagctgaagtcagacgcttgactgactgagccacccaggctccccaaagctttttttttttttttttttttttaatggacctCAGGTACACAGAATTTGATTATTCATCATCCTTGGTCTgtgatacttaattttttttttaatgtttatttttgggagagacagagacagaatgcaagtgggttaggggcagagagagagggagacacggaatccgaagtaggctccaggctctgagctgtcagcacagagcccgacatggggctcgaactcacgaaccgtgagagcatgacctgaaccaaagtcggatgctcaaccgactgagccacccaggcaccccatactcatttttttttttttaactttttaaggtttatttatttttgagagaaagagacagtgtgtgagccagagatgggcagagagagagggagacacagaatccgaagcagggtctaggcttcgagctgtcagcacagagcctgacatagtgctccaactcatgaactacaagatcatgtcctgagccagagtcggacacttaaaccaactgagccacccaggcgcccctgacctcaTACTTTTAGTGAGTCCTGGGGAAGTGACTTAACATCgtcgtgcctcagtttcctcatccgttcTATAATAGGTGGCTTGTTTGAGGAGTGAGTTAATCTGTGTAAAggatttagaacagtgcctggcccatcgCAAAACCAGAAGGaatgtcaacatttatttttattgctcttcTCTGTCTAGGCTATGGAACGTGCAGGGTCTCCAGGGTCATGGCAGGTCAGGCTTTGCTTAGACAAAGATTCCAGATTTGGGGCTGGGATGGCTCTTGGTAGCTGAGTGACCACAGACCGCACTCTGAACTGTTCTGTGAAGGCCACTGTAGCCGTCACAGGAGACAAAAGCTACTCTCCGGGAAGGGATGGGGGTCTGGCGGTAGTTTGGGACATAAAGAGTGTGCAGATGTATTTACATTGACCCATGGGATGAACTTCAGGGCATTGGAGGAGTTCTAGGGAAGTGTcgatttaacagatatttttttgAACCTCACTGTGGCCAGACAGTCCTGGCTCCGGGGCTAAACATTGGCCGGGACAAGGGTCTCAGCCCTCACGGAGGGGACGTTCTgggaaaggggacagaaaatagGTAGGCGGAGCACGTAGTGTGAACGTCAGGTGCTGCTGAGCTGTGTGCACTTCGGGGTCCGTCTCCCGCCATCCGCTTACGTCACTGGGGCCGCACACCCACCTGACTTACGGCTTCTTTGTTGGCAGATGACCTCATCCCACCGTTGGACTTGCTCGAGATGATTGTCAGCTGGATTTTTGAGGACCCGAGGTTGATTCTCATCACTTTTTTAAATACCCCGATTGCCGCCAACCTCCCAATAGGATTTTTAGAGCTCACGCCGCTCACTGGATTGATCCGCTGGTGTGTGAAGGCCCCTCTGGCTTATAAACGGAAGAAGAAGCCCTCCTTGTCCAACGGGCACGTCGCCACCAAAGTTACAAAGGACTCGGGAGGGATGGACAGAGACCCCCACCTCCTGTACTCGAAACTCCACCTCAACGTCCTCCAGGTCCTCATGATGCTGCAGGTGCACTTAACCGAGAAGAATCTTTATGGGCGCCTGGGGCTCGTCCTGTTTGACCACATGGTCCCACTGGTGGAGGAGATCAACAGGTTGGCGGATGAACTGAACCCCCTAAACGCCTCCCAGGAGATCGAGCTCTCTCTGGACCGGCTGGCGCAGGCCCTGCAGGTGGCCATGGCCTCCGGGGCCCTGCTGTGCACGAGAGGTGAGGACTCCCTCGCCCGGACCCTCCTGGAAGGAAAATAGGGACTCCTGGACCAGtgctgctctctgccccttcacagcTTCTCTCCTCGTAG
This window encodes:
- the INTS15 gene encoding integrator complex subunit 15 isoform X1 — its product is MSDIRHSLLRRDALSAAKEVLYHLDIYFSSQLQSAPLPIVDKGPVELLEEFVFQVPKERGAQPKRLNSLQELQLLEIMCNYFQEQTKDSVRQIIFSSLFSPQGNKADDSRMSLLGKLVSMAVAVCRIPVLECAASWLQRTPVVYCVRLARALVDDYCCLVPGSVQTLKQIFSASPRFCCQFITSVTALYDLSSDDLIPPLDLLEMIVSWIFEDPRLILITFLNTPIAANLPIGFLELTPLTGLIRWCVKAPLAYKRKKKPSLSNGHVATKVTKDSGGMDRDPHLLYSKLHLNVLQVLMMLQVHLTEKNLYGRLGLVLFDHMVPLVEEINRLADELNPLNASQEIELSLDRLAQALQVAMASGALLCTRDDLRTLCSRLPHNNLLQLVISGPVQQAPHAALPPGFYPHIHTPPLGYGAVPAHPAAHPALPTHPGHTFISGMTFPFRPIR
- the INTS15 gene encoding integrator complex subunit 15 isoform X3 encodes the protein MSDIRHSLLRRDALSAAKEVLYHLDIYFSSQLQSAPLPIVDKGPVELLEEFVFQVPKERGAQPKRLNSLQELQLLEIMCNYFQEQTKDSVRQIIFSSLFSPQGNKADDSRMSLLGKLVSMAVAVCRIPVLECAASWLQRTPVVYCVRLARALVDDYCCLVPGSVQTLKQIFSASPRFCCQFITSVTALYDLSSDDLIPPLDLLEMIVSWIFEDPRLILITFLNTPIAANLPIGFLELTPLTGLIRWCVKAPLAYKRKKKPSLSNGHVATKVTKDSGGMDRDPHLLYSKLHLNVLQVLMMLQVHLTEKNLYGRLGLVLFDHMVPLVEEINRLADELNPLNASQEIELSLDRLAQALQVAMASGALLCTRVCS
- the INTS15 gene encoding integrator complex subunit 15 isoform X2; this encodes MSDIRHSLLRRDALSAAKEVLYHLDIYFSSQLQSAPLPIVDKGPVELLEEFVFQRLNSLQELQLLEIMCNYFQEQTKDSVRQIIFSSLFSPQGNKADDSRMSLLGKLVSMAVAVCRIPVLECAASWLQRTPVVYCVRLARALVDDYCCLVPGSVQTLKQIFSASPRFCCQFITSVTALYDLSSDDLIPPLDLLEMIVSWIFEDPRLILITFLNTPIAANLPIGFLELTPLTGLIRWCVKAPLAYKRKKKPSLSNGHVATKVTKDSGGMDRDPHLLYSKLHLNVLQVLMMLQVHLTEKNLYGRLGLVLFDHMVPLVEEINRLADELNPLNASQEIELSLDRLAQALQVAMASGALLCTRDDLRTLCSRLPHNNLLQLVISGPVQQAPHAALPPGFYPHIHTPPLGYGAVPAHPAAHPALPTHPGHTFISGMTFPFRPIR